The Streptomyces sp. B3I8 nucleotide sequence GCTGCCGAAGTCCGCCTGGCTCAGCTTGTCCCGCAGCCCCGGCGGGTACCCCTCCCACCCCACGAGCGGCGGGTACTGCCACGTGTGCTGATGATTCTCCGGCGGCTCGTCGCCCGCCGTGGCGGGCCGGAAGCAGTGGGTGCCGATCCCGTCCTTGTGGTAGACGACCTTCGGATGCGTCCCCTCCCAGCGGATCTGGTCGGCGGCGTAGACATCGAAGTTCCCGTGCGCGGAGGTCGCCACGTACTTCGCCGTGCCGTCCTGCACCCACACCACCACGTGCTCCCAGTCGTGCCGGTGCCCGCCGAGCTCGATGCCCGGAAGCGCCTGGTCCTTCTCGAAGTAGCTCCCGTAGAGGATCGCGCACCAGCCGCTGTCGCACTTCTCGCGCGAGTAACCGTTGGTGTTCTCCAGGTCGGAGGCGTCGCGGCAGTTCCCGTTGAGGGCGCCGGTCGGCTTCAGACCGGGGTTGAGGGTACCGTCGGGGCCGATGGCGGGGGTGGCGTAGCAGCCGTCGGTGTCGTAGTCGTAGGCCGGCTGGAAGGTCCGCTCCAGGGTGTCCGCGTTCGCGGGCAGCGCGGTGGGCGGGGCGGCGAACGCGACGCCGGACGCCGCCACGACGAGCGTGACGGCGGCGCCGAGGGTGAGGGTTGCTCTGCGGATCCGGATGCGCGAGCGGGTCTTCACGTAGTCCTCCTGGGAGCCACGGGGCCACTGCGTGGCCTGGGCGACGACCGGGGTACGGGTGCGGGACGCACGGCATGAGCCGGGCAAGGATTGACATGCCCAAGTCACTCTGCCCGTACGCGCGGAACGCTGGACGGGGCGCGGAGTGACGCCCCGGTGAAACGTCGGAGAACGGCGCGCCCGGTGCGCGCCCCGGGCGCGGCAGCGCCCTCGCCCCCACCCCCTTCCGGGAGTTGGTCCCGGCTGACAGACTTCACAGGTGTTCGACTACGACATGATCGTCATCGGATCCGGC carries:
- a CDS encoding NPP1 family protein, whose amino-acid sequence is MKTRSRIRIRRATLTLGAAVTLVVAASGVAFAAPPTALPANADTLERTFQPAYDYDTDGCYATPAIGPDGTLNPGLKPTGALNGNCRDASDLENTNGYSREKCDSGWCAILYGSYFEKDQALPGIELGGHRHDWEHVVVWVQDGTAKYVATSAHGNFDVYAADQIRWEGTHPKVVYHKDGIGTHCFRPATAGDEPPENHQHTWQYPPLVGWEGYPPGLRDKLSQADFGSAHFGLRDDSFASHLQKALPAGVPFDPNA